The nucleotide sequence GTGCAGTTTCAGGGCGTAAGTATAAATCCATAGCACTATCAGCAGAAGCACCAAGTTTAGTTCCAAACATTAAATTAAACTGCTTAACGTCGGTCCAATTTTTGCTTCCCGTTAATGGGTCAGCAATCTCTAGTTCTTCAATTAAAGCTTTTACATCTGCTAAATCTTCATTTTCTAAAGACTTTGCCATTCTTGATAGAATGGTATTTATTTTTTCTTGATAGCCTAAAACTCTTCCGTTAGTTGAAACAAATTCTTCTTTATTAAAAGCATCACCAAAACGTTTAGCTGCTTTGGTAATTTCTTTGTCGATTTTGGTCTCAATTTTAGCACAATAGTCTTCAATCAACACATCAGCACGATAACGCTTTTTAGAATCTTTATTGTCAATTAAAGGGTCGTTAAATGCATCAACATGCCCTGACGCTTTCCAAGTAGTTGGATGCATAAATATGGCAGCATCTAACCCTACAATATTCTCGTGCATTTGTACCATGGCTTTCCACCAATAATCACGTATATTTTTTTTAAGCTCAACGCCATTTTGTGCATAGTCGTAAACGGCACTTAAACCATCATATATTTCGCTACTTTGAAATACATAACCATACTCTTTTGCGTGAGATATTACTTTTTTGAATTTATCGTCTTGATTTGCCATGGTGCAAAAATAAAAAACCGTTCCATACAAATGGAACGGTTACTTAAAAATTATTTGTTGAATTATAGTAAAATTATTTCAGTAGTTCCTAATCGTCTATTATTGTCAAATACGTTTACAATATAACGTCCAGATTCTAGTGCTTTATTAGTTTCAATATTGGCAGATACTTCTAAAGTCGTTTTATTATATAAAACATTTGTTTTGTAGCTGTAGATTAAAGATGAGGTATCAAATTCGATAGCGCCTTTATCTGAAACTACGTTATTATCCGGACCAATAATTTGAATATAAAATTCTTTTTCTTGAGGCGTTGCCAATGGATTTTCTGCTAAAACAAAAGCAACATTAATGTTTTTAGTCTTACTAGCTTTTGTGGTTTCAAGAACCTCTCCAGAGTTTTTTATTGAAAAAGCTGTTGCTTTAAACGAATTTGCAGAAACCAAAGCTCCCAATTTAATATTGTTATCTAGTTTTTCCTTATCTTCTTTTAAATTAGAAATAACATCTATTTGTTTATCTAACAGTCTAGAAATAGAAGCGTTTTGTTTTGATAATTCTGTATTAAGAGCCAAAAAAGAATCACCCTTTTTAACCAAGTTTGATTGTTGTTTTTTTAGTGCTAATAACTCATCTCTATATTTATATATTAATGACATATTAGCTTGTAATTCCTTTAATGAATCTTGTGTTTGGGCAATAATGTTTTTTGAATTGTCCAGTTCGGATTTTAAACTTTCGTTAATACCACCAAGTTCATCATAACTAGTAATTACTTTAGAAATTTGATTTTCTAAAAGTTTCTTTTCTTGATTTAAAAAATCCTTTTTAGATTGTTCAGCTGTATAGCTAGTGTAACTATAAGAAGCTAATATGACAAAAGCAACCATCAAGGTTCCTATAGCAAATCTGTAGTTAAATACTTGAGGGTTAACTATCATTATACACTATTATTGGTTGGAGGGTTAATTAATTGATGCGAAAATATATATTAAGTTTGTAGTAACTAATTTTAATCGTTTAAATGGTAAAAAACTTGTTGAACTTATTTTTTCCGAAAGTATGTTATGCTTGTAATAATTTGTTAGCAGATAATGAAGCTTATGTATGTACGGAATGTAGACATAATTTACCTGTGACCAATTATCATTTTAACGATGACAACTCTGTAAAAAAAGTACTTTATGGACGTGTTGAATTAGAAAATGCGACAGCACTTTTACATTTTCATAAAAAAGGAATGGTACAGCATTTATTACACGGTTTAAAGTATAGAGGTTATGAAGACATTGGTGCTTTTTTAGGAAAATGGCTTGGCGAAGAATTAAAAAACATTGAAGCTTATAAAAAAGTTGATGCAGTTATTCCAGTGCCTTTACACAAAAAGAAACTTAGAAAAAGAGGTTATAACCAAGTTGAAAAATTTGGAAAAGAAATTGCTCAAGCTTTAGATGTGCCATATATTGAAACTGTACTTAAAAAAACAACGTCTACTAAAACTCAAGTTTTTAAAGAACGTATAGCAAGATGGAATAATAACAACGAAGTATTTAGCTGTTTAAACCTTGACACCATTGCAACTAAACATATATTATTGGTGGATGATGTTATTACTACAGGAGCTACTGTTGAAGCTTGTACAAATGAGTTATTAAAAGCTAACAATGTTAAAATAAGCGTTGCTACTATGGCAATTGCTTAATAAGTTTTTCGTTTATATAAATAAGTCGTTAATTTGCTTAAATAATTGATTTAATGCGCAATTTTTTTTCGAATTTATCTCTTTCGCTTGTTATTTGTTTGGTGCTGTTTAATTGTGCAAATCGAGGCACTCCTTCAGGTGGAGAAAAAGATGTATTGCCGCCAGAAATAGTTAAATCTGTTCCTGAAAATAATTCAGTAAACTTTAATTCTAAGGAAATAAAAATATACTTCAACGAATATATTAAACTTAATGACCTACAGAAGCAGTTAATTATTTCACCTCCAATGGAGCCAGCACCAGAGATTACACCTTTGGGTTTAGCAAGTAAATATATTACTATTAAAATTCAAGATACGTTACAAGAAAACACGACTTATGCCATTAATTTTGGAACAAGTATTGTAGATAATAACGAAGGCAATCCTTATCCATATTATCGTTATGTGTTTTCGACAGGAAGTTATATCGATTCTTTGAGTATAGGTGGTTTTGTTAAAAATTCTTTAGAAAGAGAACCTGACGATTTTGTGTCCGTTATGCTTTATGAAGTGAATGATACTTTTAACGATTCAATAATATATAAACAAAAACCTAAATATATAACTAATACACTCGATAGTGTTACTACTTATAAATTGGAGAATTTAAAAGCTGGTAAGTATTTAATGATTGCTTTAAAAGAAGAAAATGGGAACTATACTTTTCAGCAAAAAACTGATAAAATAGCATTTAAAAAGGAATTTATTACTGTGCCATCGGATTCTGTTTATGAACTCAATTTATTTAAGGAGGTGCCAGATTTTAAAGCAGTAAGA is from Pontimicrobium sp. SW4 and encodes:
- a CDS encoding ComF family protein, producing MLNLFFPKVCYACNNLLADNEAYVCTECRHNLPVTNYHFNDDNSVKKVLYGRVELENATALLHFHKKGMVQHLLHGLKYRGYEDIGAFLGKWLGEELKNIEAYKKVDAVIPVPLHKKKLRKRGYNQVEKFGKEIAQALDVPYIETVLKKTTSTKTQVFKERIARWNNNNEVFSCLNLDTIATKHILLVDDVITTGATVEACTNELLKANNVKISVATMAIA